One stretch of Aquimarina sp. Aq107 DNA includes these proteins:
- a CDS encoding long-chain fatty acid--CoA ligase: MNTITRLFDFPHYQLEKYNLDKALITKYNGKWVATSTKEYVDKANQISRGLLRLGVKPNDKVAIISSNNRTEWNIVDIGVLQIAAQDVPIYPTISQEDYEYVLNHSESVYCFVSDDEVLQKVNNIKGNVPSLKGVYSFNDLDGCDSWNKVLELGKDDSNQEEVEKIMASVKEDDLATLIYTSGTTGRPKGVMLSHKNIVSNALHSSTRFADFGGEVKALSFLPVCHIYERMLMYLYQYRGIGIYFAESLETISDNLKEIQPDMMTAVPRLLEKVYDKIIAKGADLTGVKKKLFFWAVELGLKYEPYEANGWWYEKKLGIAKRLIFSKWQEALGGNLKVIASGSAALQSRLARVFNAAGINVMEGYGLTETSPVVSVNDIRDRGFKIGTVGKMLPDTEVKIAEDGEILVKGPQVMMGYYKDEEKSKEVLKDGYFHTGDIGEIDSEGFLRITDRKKEMFKTSGGKYVAPQVIENAMKQSRFIEQIMVIGDGEKMPAAFIQPNFDFVKDWANRKSISIGTTNEEIVSNQIVIDRFQEEVDEHNEKFGKWERIKRFELTSDEWSIEAEHLTPTMKLKRRVIKAKYQDLYSKIYG; the protein is encoded by the coding sequence ATGAATACAATTACTAGATTATTTGATTTTCCGCATTATCAATTAGAAAAATACAACTTAGACAAAGCTTTAATTACAAAATATAATGGCAAGTGGGTTGCAACTTCAACTAAGGAATATGTAGATAAAGCAAATCAGATCAGTCGTGGTCTATTACGATTAGGAGTTAAACCTAATGATAAGGTCGCAATTATTTCTTCCAATAATAGAACGGAATGGAATATTGTAGATATTGGAGTTTTACAGATCGCTGCACAAGATGTACCTATCTACCCTACTATTTCTCAAGAAGATTATGAATATGTTCTAAATCATTCAGAATCTGTTTATTGTTTTGTTTCAGATGATGAAGTTTTACAAAAAGTAAATAACATAAAAGGCAATGTTCCTTCATTAAAAGGAGTATATTCTTTTAATGATCTTGACGGATGTGATAGTTGGAATAAAGTATTAGAGCTTGGTAAAGATGATAGCAATCAAGAAGAAGTAGAAAAAATAATGGCTTCTGTTAAAGAAGATGATTTAGCTACATTAATTTACACTTCTGGAACCACTGGAAGACCAAAAGGTGTAATGCTAAGTCATAAAAACATTGTATCCAACGCTTTACATAGCTCTACAAGATTTGCAGATTTTGGAGGAGAGGTTAAAGCATTGAGTTTTTTGCCTGTTTGTCATATTTATGAAAGAATGTTGATGTATCTATACCAATATAGAGGTATTGGTATTTACTTTGCAGAATCTCTAGAAACTATAAGTGACAACTTAAAAGAGATACAGCCGGATATGATGACTGCTGTTCCTAGACTTTTAGAAAAAGTATATGATAAAATTATTGCTAAAGGAGCTGACCTAACTGGTGTCAAAAAGAAATTATTTTTCTGGGCGGTAGAGCTTGGTCTTAAATATGAACCTTATGAAGCAAATGGTTGGTGGTATGAAAAGAAACTAGGTATTGCCAAAAGATTAATCTTTAGTAAATGGCAAGAAGCACTAGGAGGAAATCTTAAAGTAATAGCTTCTGGTAGCGCCGCTTTACAATCTAGATTAGCTAGAGTATTCAATGCTGCTGGTATTAATGTAATGGAAGGTTATGGATTAACAGAAACATCACCGGTAGTCTCGGTTAATGACATTAGAGATAGAGGTTTTAAAATTGGTACTGTAGGAAAAATGCTTCCTGATACTGAAGTAAAAATTGCAGAAGACGGAGAAATTCTTGTAAAAGGCCCTCAAGTTATGATGGGATATTACAAAGATGAAGAAAAAAGTAAAGAAGTATTAAAAGATGGATATTTCCATACCGGAGATATAGGAGAAATAGACAGTGAAGGTTTCTTGAGAATTACGGATCGTAAAAAAGAAATGTTCAAAACTTCAGGCGGAAAATATGTAGCACCTCAAGTCATTGAAAATGCAATGAAACAATCTCGTTTTATTGAACAAATAATGGTAATTGGGGATGGAGAAAAAATGCCAGCTGCATTTATCCAACCGAATTTTGATTTTGTAAAAGATTGGGCAAACCGAAAAAGTATATCTATCGGTACTACTAATGAAGAAATTGTTAGTAATCAAATAGTAATTGATCGTTTCCAAGAAGAAGTAGATGAACATAATGAAAAATTCGGAAAATGGGAACGCATCAAACGATTCGAACTTACATCAGATGAATGGAGTATTGAAGCTGAACACCTTACTCCTACAATGAAATTAAAAAGAAGAGTGATCAAGGCAAAATACCAAGATCTATACAGTAAAATTTATGGCTAA
- a CDS encoding M14 family metallopeptidase: MKKIFLSLFFLVSAIIIAQTKPSYSRAKITYNTPANFKTLMDAGVPMDHGQHKRGMFIISDFSNEEIQTAKDLGFKVEIIIEDAEADFTRRNEIAKNQKAIQNLTCPSGNGTVNNYPTPSNFSLGSMGGYLTYQEMLDNLDAMRAQYPTLISARADIGTFVTNGTPDNSVSPSIGGNTIQWVRISDNPDVDENESEILYDAIHHAREPASLSQLIYYMWYLLENYNTDPDIKQIVDNTELYFVPVINPDGYLYNQVTNPNGGGLWRKNRFNTHGVDNNRNYDHYPNGNAANATWGGPGSSSNTNDQTYHGTSAFSEVENQAMKWFTEQHEFIIALNNHTFGELLYFPYSYAANTPTPDEDIFITIGAELTSQNGYNPLRDAPFAGDSDDFMYGGTSQSHNKIFSFTPEVGTSFWPASNQIDGICKEMMYLNLTAAKMTNNYAQLESIGSLFVGETSSFKAEYTLKRLGITGNGNFTVTIIPISNNITSVGNAKTYSNTQIGADILDNIQINVHNTIEVGDEISYTIQIDGGTITESINVIKKYGSLQSIVNNDANSLADYTQSGWSTTTATFVSANASITESSTGNYGANENKTIELTQSIDLTTAAFANVQFNAKWDIENNWDYTQFEVSIDNGSSWIPQCGKFTNSGSTNPGQPTGEPLYDGTQTDWILEEIDLSDYLGETIKIRFQFVSDSDIESDGFFFDDLIINSINENVLTIEENLFSEFKVFPNPAKDLLKIMATSSSNFDLHLRNVIGQKVATKNKVSGNQEFDISKLDIGLYFLTIEMEENVKTFKILKQ; encoded by the coding sequence TTGAAAAAAATATTTCTTTCCCTATTTTTTTTGGTCTCGGCCATAATTATAGCGCAAACAAAACCGTCATATAGCAGAGCAAAAATCACTTATAATACTCCGGCTAATTTTAAAACCTTAATGGACGCTGGAGTGCCAATGGACCATGGACAACATAAACGAGGTATGTTCATTATTTCTGATTTTTCTAATGAAGAAATTCAAACTGCAAAAGATCTTGGATTTAAAGTAGAAATTATAATTGAAGATGCAGAGGCAGATTTTACACGAAGAAATGAGATAGCGAAAAATCAAAAAGCAATTCAGAATTTAACATGTCCATCCGGAAACGGAACTGTTAACAACTACCCAACTCCATCTAATTTTTCTCTTGGATCTATGGGTGGATATCTAACTTATCAGGAAATGTTAGATAATCTTGATGCTATGAGAGCGCAATATCCAACATTAATTTCAGCTAGAGCGGACATTGGTACATTTGTTACAAATGGTACCCCAGATAATTCTGTATCTCCATCCATAGGAGGAAATACAATACAATGGGTGCGTATTTCTGATAACCCTGACGTAGATGAAAACGAATCTGAAATATTATATGATGCCATACATCACGCAAGAGAACCAGCAAGCTTATCACAACTTATTTATTACATGTGGTATTTATTAGAGAATTACAATACCGATCCGGATATTAAACAAATTGTAGATAATACCGAGTTATATTTCGTACCTGTAATAAACCCAGATGGATATCTTTATAATCAAGTAACAAATCCAAATGGAGGTGGATTATGGAGAAAAAATAGATTCAATACGCACGGAGTTGATAATAACAGAAATTACGATCACTATCCAAATGGAAATGCTGCAAATGCTACTTGGGGAGGTCCAGGTTCATCTAGTAATACAAATGATCAAACGTATCATGGTACTAGTGCTTTTTCTGAGGTAGAAAATCAAGCAATGAAATGGTTTACTGAGCAACACGAGTTTATCATTGCTTTAAACAACCATACTTTTGGTGAGTTATTATATTTTCCATATTCTTATGCCGCTAATACTCCTACTCCTGATGAAGATATTTTTATTACAATAGGAGCAGAACTTACTTCTCAGAACGGATATAATCCACTAAGAGATGCCCCATTTGCTGGTGATAGTGATGATTTTATGTATGGAGGTACATCACAATCTCACAATAAAATATTTTCTTTTACTCCAGAAGTCGGAACCTCTTTCTGGCCTGCTTCTAACCAAATAGATGGGATCTGCAAAGAAATGATGTATCTAAATCTTACTGCTGCAAAAATGACTAACAATTATGCACAGTTAGAAAGTATAGGAAGTCTTTTTGTAGGAGAAACATCCTCTTTTAAAGCAGAGTATACTCTAAAAAGACTTGGTATTACAGGAAATGGAAACTTTACTGTAACCATTATACCAATATCCAATAATATTACTAGTGTCGGCAATGCTAAGACGTATAGCAATACACAAATCGGAGCAGATATTCTAGATAATATCCAGATCAACGTTCATAACACAATCGAAGTTGGCGATGAGATCTCTTATACTATACAAATAGATGGAGGAACGATTACTGAATCTATAAATGTCATTAAAAAATATGGATCGCTACAGAGTATTGTAAATAATGATGCTAATAGTTTAGCAGATTACACACAATCTGGATGGTCTACAACAACGGCTACATTTGTTTCGGCTAATGCGTCAATAACCGAATCATCAACTGGTAACTATGGTGCTAATGAAAACAAAACAATTGAACTTACTCAAAGTATTGATCTAACTACGGCAGCTTTTGCGAATGTTCAATTTAATGCCAAATGGGATATAGAAAATAATTGGGATTATACTCAATTTGAAGTTTCAATAGATAACGGATCTTCTTGGATTCCTCAATGTGGAAAATTCACTAATTCGGGAAGTACTAATCCAGGACAACCAACAGGAGAGCCTTTATATGATGGAACTCAAACAGATTGGATATTAGAAGAAATTGATCTTAGTGATTACCTAGGAGAAACGATTAAAATTCGTTTTCAATTTGTTTCGGATAGTGATATCGAAAGTGATGGATTCTTTTTTGATGATTTAATCATAAATAGCATCAATGAAAATGTATTAACTATTGAAGAAAATTTATTTTCAGAATTCAAAGTTTTTCCAAACCCAGCAAAAGATCTACTAAAGATAATGGCAACTTCTTCTTCCAATTTCGATCTACATTTAAGAAATGTCATTGGACAAAAGGTCGCTACAAAAAACAAAGTTTCTGGAAATCAAGAATTTGATATCTCAAAATTAGATATAGGATTGTACTTTTTAACGATTGAAATGGAAGAAAACGTTAAAACTTTTAAAATTCTAAAACAATAA
- a CDS encoding acyl-CoA dehydrogenase family protein, with translation MSTETLNKDILRGGQFLVKETKAEDVFTPEDFSEEQKMMRDSTKEFVDRELWANWEKFESKDYAFTAECMKKAGELGLLGVAVPEAYDGLGMGFVSTMLVCDYISGATGSFSTAFGAHTGIGTMPISLYGNEEQKKKYVSKLATGEWMGAYCLTEPGAGSDANSGKTKAVLSDDGKHYLISGQKMWISNAGFCNVMIVFARIEDDKNITGFIVEYDPNNSNGISLGDEEKKLGIHSSSTRQVFFSDTKVPVENMLSERGNGFKIAMNALNVGRIKLAAACLDAQRRVIGEATKYANERIQFKTPIMNFGAIKSKIAEMATNTYADESASYRAAKNIEDRIAIRQAEGNTHQEAELKGVEEYAIECSILKVAVSEDVQNTTDEGIQIFGGMGFSADTPMESAWRDARISRIYEGTNEINRMLAVGMLVKKAMKGHVDLLNPAMKVADELTGIPSFDTPDYSALFAEEKEIIAKLKKVFLMVAGAAMQKFGPQLEEHQQLLMAASDILIEIYMAESTILRTEKNAKRFGEDSQEIQIAMSQLYLYNAVDIVIKKGKEGIVSFAEGDEQRMMLMGLKRFTKYANQPNVVALRTKIADKVAAENGYCFS, from the coding sequence ATGAGTACAGAAACTTTAAATAAAGACATTCTTAGAGGAGGACAATTCCTTGTGAAAGAAACGAAAGCTGAAGATGTATTTACTCCAGAAGATTTTTCTGAAGAGCAAAAGATGATGCGTGATAGTACCAAAGAATTTGTAGATAGAGAACTTTGGGCAAACTGGGAGAAATTCGAATCAAAAGATTATGCTTTTACTGCAGAGTGCATGAAAAAGGCAGGAGAACTTGGTCTTCTTGGTGTTGCTGTACCAGAAGCATATGACGGTCTAGGAATGGGATTTGTTTCTACAATGTTAGTATGTGATTATATATCAGGTGCTACAGGATCATTTAGTACTGCTTTTGGAGCTCATACTGGTATTGGTACTATGCCAATATCATTATATGGTAATGAAGAACAAAAGAAAAAATATGTTTCTAAATTAGCTACTGGAGAGTGGATGGGAGCATATTGTTTAACTGAACCAGGAGCAGGATCTGATGCTAACTCTGGTAAAACTAAAGCTGTTTTATCTGATGATGGTAAGCATTATTTGATCTCTGGTCAAAAAATGTGGATCTCTAATGCAGGTTTTTGTAATGTAATGATTGTTTTTGCTCGTATTGAGGATGACAAAAATATCACTGGATTTATTGTAGAATATGATCCTAACAATTCTAACGGTATCTCATTAGGTGATGAAGAAAAGAAATTAGGTATCCACTCCTCTTCTACTCGTCAAGTTTTCTTTAGTGACACTAAGGTCCCTGTAGAGAATATGTTATCAGAAAGAGGTAATGGATTTAAAATTGCGATGAATGCTTTAAACGTTGGACGTATCAAATTAGCAGCAGCTTGTTTAGATGCGCAACGTAGAGTAATTGGAGAAGCTACTAAATATGCTAATGAGCGTATTCAGTTTAAAACTCCAATTATGAATTTTGGAGCAATCAAATCTAAGATCGCTGAAATGGCTACGAATACCTATGCAGATGAATCTGCAAGTTACCGTGCTGCAAAAAATATCGAAGATAGAATTGCTATCCGACAAGCGGAAGGAAATACACATCAAGAAGCTGAATTAAAAGGAGTTGAAGAATACGCTATCGAGTGTTCTATACTAAAAGTAGCTGTTTCTGAAGATGTTCAGAATACTACAGATGAAGGTATTCAAATATTTGGAGGAATGGGATTCTCTGCAGATACTCCTATGGAATCTGCTTGGAGAGATGCTCGTATTTCTCGTATCTATGAAGGTACTAATGAGATCAACCGTATGTTAGCTGTAGGTATGCTAGTAAAGAAAGCAATGAAAGGTCATGTAGATCTTTTAAATCCTGCTATGAAGGTTGCTGATGAATTAACAGGAATTCCTTCTTTTGATACTCCTGATTACTCTGCTTTATTTGCAGAAGAAAAAGAAATCATTGCAAAATTAAAGAAAGTATTCTTAATGGTGGCAGGAGCTGCTATGCAGAAATTTGGTCCGCAATTAGAAGAGCACCAACAATTATTAATGGCTGCCTCTGACATTCTAATTGAAATCTATATGGCGGAATCTACAATTCTACGTACAGAGAAAAATGCTAAGCGTTTTGGAGAAGATTCTCAAGAGATTCAAATTGCAATGTCTCAATTATACTTATATAACGCAGTAGATATCGTTATTAAAAAAGGAAAAGAAGGAATCGTTTCTTTTGCTGAAGGAGATGAGCAACGCATGATGTTAATGGGACTTAAACGTTTCACTAAATATGCGAACCAACCAAATGTGGTTGCATTAAGAACAAAAATTGCTGATAAAGTAGCTGCCGAAAACGGATACTGCTTTTCATAA
- a CDS encoding MarR family winged helix-turn-helix transcriptional regulator, translating to MREKTIDYALRATWMAVAKMYNEEAGKKGSTMATGFALISIDPENGTPSTSLGPKMGMEATSLSRTLKTMEEKGLIFRKKNPQDGRGVLIYLTPFGVEMRNFSKDVVFTFDHAVRKHVSKEKLDTFLEVFQLINDLIATKKIYTKKESITS from the coding sequence ATGAGAGAAAAAACGATTGATTATGCACTACGAGCTACATGGATGGCAGTTGCCAAGATGTATAACGAAGAAGCAGGTAAAAAAGGTAGTACAATGGCAACAGGTTTTGCTTTAATAAGCATCGATCCCGAAAACGGAACACCATCTACCTCATTAGGCCCTAAAATGGGTATGGAAGCCACCAGTTTATCTAGAACTTTAAAAACCATGGAAGAAAAAGGATTAATCTTTAGAAAGAAAAATCCTCAAGACGGGCGTGGTGTTCTAATTTATCTAACCCCTTTCGGAGTAGAAATGAGAAATTTTTCAAAAGATGTAGTTTTCACATTTGATCATGCAGTAAGAAAGCATGTTTCTAAAGAAAAGTTGGATACTTTCTTAGAAGTATTTCAATTGATCAATGATCTCATTGCGACGAAGAAAATATACACAAAAAAAGAATCTATAACATCTTAA
- a CDS encoding acetyl-CoA C-acyltransferase codes for MKTAYIVKAYRTAVGKAPRGVFRFKRTDELAAETIQHMMKELPQLDKSRIDDVIVGNAMPEGSQGLNMARLISLMGLESIDVPGVTVNRFCSSGIETIGMATAKIQAGMADCIIAGGAESMSSVPMTGYKTELNYDLAKSGHEDYYWGMGNTAEAVANQFNVSREDQDEFAYNSHMKALKAQAEDRFQDQIVPINVEQIYVDENGKKASKSYTVNKDEGPRAGTSKQVLGKLRPVFAADGSVTAGNSSQMSDGAAFVMVMSEDMVKELNLEPIARLVNYAAAGVEPRIMGIGPVKAIPKALKQAGLKQDDIDLIELNEAFASQSLAVMRELNINQDIVNVNGGAIALGHPLGCTGAKLSVQLFDEMRKRDMKGKYGMVTMCVGTGQGAAGIFEFLN; via the coding sequence ATGAAAACCGCATATATAGTAAAAGCATATAGAACAGCCGTAGGAAAAGCGCCTCGCGGAGTGTTCAGATTTAAAAGAACTGATGAGTTAGCTGCTGAAACAATTCAGCATATGATGAAAGAACTACCACAATTAGACAAAAGCCGTATTGATGATGTTATTGTTGGTAATGCTATGCCAGAAGGATCTCAGGGTCTTAATATGGCACGTTTAATATCATTGATGGGACTAGAATCTATTGATGTACCAGGTGTTACTGTAAATAGATTCTGTTCTTCTGGAATTGAAACTATAGGTATGGCTACTGCAAAAATACAAGCTGGAATGGCAGATTGTATTATAGCTGGTGGTGCAGAAAGTATGAGTTCAGTTCCAATGACTGGATACAAAACAGAATTAAACTATGATTTAGCAAAGTCTGGTCATGAAGATTATTATTGGGGAATGGGAAATACTGCAGAAGCGGTTGCCAATCAATTTAATGTTTCTAGAGAAGATCAAGATGAGTTTGCTTACAATTCTCATATGAAAGCTTTAAAAGCGCAAGCAGAGGATCGTTTTCAGGATCAAATTGTTCCTATCAATGTTGAACAGATTTATGTTGATGAAAATGGTAAAAAAGCTAGCAAATCATACACCGTAAATAAAGATGAAGGACCACGTGCCGGAACTAGCAAACAAGTATTAGGTAAACTAAGACCTGTATTTGCAGCTGACGGAAGTGTGACTGCTGGTAATTCTTCTCAAATGAGTGATGGTGCAGCTTTTGTAATGGTAATGAGTGAGGATATGGTAAAAGAATTAAACCTTGAGCCAATCGCAAGACTTGTAAACTATGCAGCAGCTGGTGTAGAACCTAGAATTATGGGAATTGGTCCTGTAAAGGCTATTCCTAAAGCATTAAAACAAGCTGGTTTAAAACAAGATGATATCGATCTGATTGAACTTAATGAAGCTTTTGCTTCTCAATCACTAGCCGTGATGCGTGAACTAAACATCAATCAAGATATAGTGAACGTAAATGGCGGGGCTATTGCTTTAGGTCACCCACTTGGTTGTACTGGAGCTAAACTTTCTGTTCAGTTATTTGATGAGATGCGCAAACGTGATATGAAAGGTAAATACGGAATGGTAACCATGTGTGTTGGAACAGGACAAGGAGCCGCAGGTATTTTTGAATTTTTGAACTAA
- a CDS encoding 3-hydroxyacyl-CoA dehydrogenase/enoyl-CoA hydratase family protein produces the protein MKRVIKKVAVVGSGIMGSGIACHFANIGVEVLLLDIVPRELNDKEKAKGLTLESKVVRNRLVNDSLTAALKSKPSPIYSQKFANRITTGNLEDDVAKVADVDWIIEVVVERLDIKKLVFENLEKHRTPGTLITSNTSGIPIKFMNEGRSEDFQKHFCGTHFFNPARYLKLFEIIPGPNTSTEVLEFLNGYGEQFLGKTSVVAKDTPAFIGNRIGIFSIMSLFHMVKDMGLTIEEVDKLSGPVIGRPKSATFRTVDVVGLDTLVHVANGIADNCPDDERHELFKLPAFINTMMENKWLGSKTKQGFYKKSVSPEGKKEILSLDLDTLEYRSKKRASFTTLEMTKTIDKVVDRFKVLVAGKDKAGEFYRKSFAALFAYVSNRIPEITDDLYKIDDAMKAGFGWEHGPFQIWDAIGVEKGIEIMKAEGYEPAAWVHDMIASGSTSFYTVKNGATNYYDIPKKEQVKVPGQDAFIILDNIRKSSEVFKNSGVVVEDLGDGILNVEFQSKMNTIGGDVLAGLNTAIDMAEKNFQGLVVGNQAANFSVGANIGMIFMMAVEQEYDELNMAIKYFQDSMMRMRYSSIPTIVAPHGMALGGGCEISLHADKVVAAAETYMGLVEFGVGVIPGGGGSKEMALRASDLFKKDDVELNVLQEHFLTIGMAKVSTSAYEAFDTNLLQKGKDIVVVNKDRQIATAKAYAKLMAEQGYTQPVRRKDVKVLGKQALGMFLVGTDSMEASKYISEHDHKIANKLGYVMAGGDLSEPTLVTEQYLLDLEREAFLSLCTERKTLERIEHMLKKGKPLRN, from the coding sequence ATGAAAAGAGTCATTAAAAAAGTTGCAGTAGTTGGTTCAGGAATTATGGGATCCGGTATTGCATGTCATTTCGCTAATATCGGCGTCGAAGTACTATTATTAGATATAGTACCAAGAGAATTAAACGACAAAGAAAAGGCCAAGGGTCTTACATTAGAAAGCAAAGTGGTTCGTAATAGGTTAGTAAATGATTCACTAACCGCCGCTCTTAAGTCTAAACCCTCTCCTATTTACAGTCAAAAATTTGCAAATCGTATCACTACGGGTAACCTAGAAGATGATGTTGCAAAAGTAGCAGACGTAGACTGGATCATAGAAGTAGTAGTAGAAAGACTGGATATCAAAAAACTAGTTTTTGAAAACCTAGAGAAACATAGAACTCCTGGAACACTAATAACTTCCAATACCTCAGGTATACCAATAAAATTTATGAATGAAGGAAGAAGTGAAGATTTCCAGAAACATTTCTGTGGAACACATTTCTTTAACCCGGCACGATACTTAAAATTATTTGAGATTATTCCTGGTCCAAATACTTCGACAGAAGTTCTAGAATTCCTTAACGGATATGGAGAACAATTCTTAGGAAAAACATCAGTAGTAGCTAAAGATACTCCAGCTTTTATTGGAAACAGAATAGGTATTTTTAGTATTATGAGCTTATTCCATATGGTAAAAGATATGGGATTAACTATAGAAGAAGTAGACAAATTATCAGGTCCAGTAATAGGACGCCCTAAATCTGCTACTTTTCGTACAGTTGATGTAGTAGGGTTAGATACTTTAGTACATGTGGCTAACGGTATTGCTGATAATTGTCCTGATGATGAACGTCACGAATTATTTAAACTTCCTGCTTTCATCAATACAATGATGGAGAACAAATGGTTAGGGAGTAAAACAAAACAAGGATTTTATAAAAAGAGTGTTTCGCCAGAAGGAAAAAAGGAAATCCTTTCTTTAGATCTTGACACTTTAGAATATAGAAGCAAAAAAAGAGCTTCATTTACTACTTTAGAAATGACCAAGACTATTGATAAAGTAGTGGATCGTTTTAAAGTACTTGTAGCCGGAAAAGATAAAGCAGGCGAGTTTTATCGTAAAAGTTTTGCTGCATTATTTGCATATGTATCAAATCGCATCCCTGAAATCACTGATGATCTTTATAAGATTGATGATGCCATGAAAGCAGGATTTGGATGGGAACACGGACCTTTCCAAATATGGGATGCTATCGGAGTAGAAAAAGGAATCGAAATAATGAAAGCAGAAGGGTACGAACCAGCTGCTTGGGTACATGATATGATCGCTTCAGGAAGTACTTCTTTTTACACTGTAAAGAATGGAGCTACTAATTATTACGACATTCCGAAAAAGGAACAAGTAAAAGTTCCTGGACAAGACGCATTTATCATTCTTGATAATATTCGTAAATCATCAGAAGTTTTCAAAAACAGCGGTGTTGTAGTAGAAGATCTTGGCGATGGAATCCTTAATGTAGAATTCCAAAGTAAGATGAATACTATAGGTGGTGATGTACTTGCAGGATTAAATACAGCTATTGATATGGCTGAAAAAAACTTCCAGGGATTAGTTGTAGGTAATCAAGCCGCTAACTTTTCTGTTGGAGCAAATATCGGAATGATTTTTATGATGGCTGTAGAGCAGGAATACGATGAGCTAAATATGGCTATTAAGTATTTCCAAGATTCTATGATGCGTATGCGTTATTCTTCGATCCCTACAATTGTTGCTCCTCACGGCATGGCATTAGGTGGTGGATGCGAAATTTCATTGCACGCTGATAAAGTAGTTGCTGCTGCAGAAACATATATGGGATTAGTAGAATTTGGTGTTGGTGTAATCCCTGGTGGTGGTGGATCAAAGGAAATGGCTTTAAGAGCTTCAGATCTTTTTAAGAAAGATGATGTAGAACTTAATGTATTACAGGAACATTTCTTAACTATTGGTATGGCTAAAGTATCCACTTCTGCTTACGAAGCATTTGATACAAACTTACTTCAAAAAGGAAAAGATATAGTTGTTGTTAATAAAGATCGTCAGATCGCTACAGCGAAAGCATATGCAAAATTAATGGCAGAACAAGGATATACACAACCTGTTAGAAGAAAAGATGTAAAAGTCCTTGGAAAACAAGCACTAGGTATGTTTTTAGTTGGAACAGATTCAATGGAAGCAAGTAAATATATCTCAGAGCATGATCATAAAATAGCAAATAAGTTAGGATATGTTATGGCTGGAGGAGATTTATCAGAACCTACCCTTGTAACAGAGCAATACCTATTAGATCTAGAGCGCGAAGCTTTCTTGTCTTTATGTACAGAACGCAAAACGTTAGAGCGTATTGAACATATGCTTAAGAAAGGTAAACCTTTAAGAAACTAG